The genome window CAGGAGGTCAGCGGACccagaggtcgaggtggcCGCACGTGAGCCGTGCTGCGATGTCAGCGGAGGTATGGCGCAAGCAAGGGGTTCATAGAGAACAACAGAGCGCCACATGGAGGGCGAGTACTCCTCGACATGACCGTCTTGTCAGAGTGTTGAGATTTAAAGAGCGCCCGAGCGTACTCGCGATGTCTCTCGACGCAGAGCGGAGGGCGAAGTCCGCTTTTACTCACCTTGGCAACGCGCAGGCCGGTACCTGCCACAACCACGGCCGCCGTTGTGGAGACGTTGTACGTGTCCCAGCCGTCACCGCCTGTACCGACAATGTCGACGAGACCAGTGTACccgtcgccctcggggTCAGAGTGACCGTAGTCCCACATGCCGTGTCCGGCGAGCGGCTTCTCAGGCTCCGCCTTGACGTTATTCACTGGCACGGCGTGGTGACGCATGACGTCCGCGCACGCCGCGACAACAGAAGCACTCGTGTCCAGGCCGGAAAGCGTCAGGGCTGTGAGGAAAGCGCCGGCctgcgacggcgcggcgcggtcACGCGCGAGATGTTCAAACGCTTGCCCACAGTCCTCAGCGGTGAACTCTGTGGGGCTCTGGACAAGCTTCTTCAAGAGGTGCTTGAAGGTCTCCGGGGAGTAGTCCGTGGCCGATCCGTTTGCGGTGGCGGGCATGATGGTTGATGTAGATGGAGGAATGAGAGCTGTCGTGTCCAGCTTCTTGTTCGTCGTTTCCGCTTGTCCGAGCCGACCAGATTGCAATGACTCGATAATCTCATGCTATTTGCATTCGACCAAACCGATAACGCGATAGGTTAATACCTGACACGTGGCGATTACTTCCGCTGCCCACTAAAGACCATCAAGGAGCCCACTATCATTGGCTATTGCCGTCTCGAGTATGGATATAGATACTGGTACTTCCTGTTGACCCACATAGCAAGCTGACGGGCATTGGACGCGTCAGATCCGTCAACATTACATTCACTTGACCCTGCGCGTCATCATCTCCCGCTCTCTATCACAACTCAGAATGAGTAAACGCAAGTTGACAGAGTCAACAGCCGAGCCTCCAGCCAAGAAGGGTGAGCTTTGGAAATCTCCAAATCAGCTCACAAAGTCCACTCGTTCTTCACTGGTAACCTGACCCCTGGCTCATTTGATGACTCGATACCTTCCCTCGTTCATTTCTTCCACCTCGATCCACTCAAGGCAGAGCCACCATCTGAACCGATTCAGATCGTCCTGTATGATCTCGATGGTACGCTTATTACAACGCGATCTGGAAAGACCTTCCCCAAGGGAAGCGATGACTGGAAGTGGTGGGACGACTCAGTGCCCAACCGCCTGAAGCAGGACCACAAGGACGGGAAGCACGTTATCGTCCTAAGTAATCAGGCGTTCAAGGGGCCCAAAGTTCGGAGGGAGTGGCGGGGGAAGCTCCCGTTGATCGCGGCGAAGGTGAGTGCGGGCGCGGTTGGCAGGGAAGGCGTCAGTGGAGGTCACTGCCACCGTGAGGTCGCCACCTCAGTCCTCAGACCACACTCTTACATCCGTTCAGGCTTCCACTACACAGTAGAGGAGAGACTGACTCATTAGCTGTCCAACATCCCTTTGCGTGTACTCGCTGCACTGGAGAAGGACGTATACCGTAAACCGAGGACCGGCATGATCGGCCTCCTCCGTGAGCTGTATCAGGACAACGGATGGACAGTAGGTAAGTCTTTGCGATCCCCCTGTCCAGACATCACTAATAGCAGACTGGAGCAATGCAGTTTACGTTGGCGATGCAGCCGGACGGAAAGGAGACCACAGCAACACCGACTTCACAATGGCGCTGAATGCTGGGATCAAGTTTGTTACACCAGAGGTGTGCCCACTATCAAGCTGTTCAAGGTCCGCTGACATACAGGAGCACTTTCTTGGCCGTCCTCCAGCATACCCAAACCCCCCAATCTCGTTCCGGCCACGAAGTATAGAAGATCTTGACTCTTGTATGCACTGCAGAGCATAGCCCCGCTGATACAGTGCCCCTCGTTATGCCGTCAAGCACGCCTATCGCGCgggacaagaaggagatTGTAATCTTCGTCGGACCACCGTGAGTGGCATGGCTGTTCCCACTGTAACGTACAGTGCAGCTGGCAAGACCTCATTCTACCGCCGCTACTTCTCCGACTACGAGCACGTCAACCAAGACACTCTCAAGACCAAGGAAAAATGCATCCTTGTGGCCCGTGagcatctcctcggcggccgccgcgtcgtTGTCGACAATACCAACCGCGATGTCGCAACGCGCAAGCTCTGGCTTAACTTGGCACGGGAAGTCGATGCGCCCATCCGCATCTTCCACTTTGCCTGCCCCGTCGACCTGGCCCGTCACAACAACCGATACCGCGCGTTCTTTGCTCCTAAGGACGAGCCCAAGCGGGAGATCCTGCCAGAGTCCGCGTTTGCCTCATACAAGAGTGGCTTTGAGCCTCCAACGCTGAAGGAAGGCTTTGACGAACTGCGAACTGTCAACTTCGTCTGGGACGGGACTGATGAACAACGCATACTCTGGGACCAATACCTCGCGTGACCGGAAGTCTCCCAACTGGTCTTGGCGCTGTCTGGGTTACTTTAGGATGCAACTCTATGTCTATGTCAGCCGGCCATGCGCACCAGCGTCGCCCTTTCCGACTGCATGTTTCGTATCCATAACCACGTTGGACGCCTGGAATGGCGGGGTGTGGTTGCAAGTAGACGGGAGTATATTGGATTGCCGTGGGCCAAAAGACCGGCCAGTGACTTGGAATGTGGAGTTGCCAACCCAAGCTTGGCAGAGTTCTTCCGAGCCCGGATTTACCTGAGCATGGAAACTGACCTCCCAGTAGCACACAACAGTGTCCGCCCACATTCTCCCAACCCAAAACAATCACTTCGCGTCAGCACACTATCTAATCCGACAAAGTCCCGCGAGACTTCTTGCACTCGTGCCTACCTAATCCGCGACCAAACACCTTTAGCAACGGGAATCTCGTAGCCGGGACGCACGGCCCGTGACCGGCATGTCAACCCAGCAGGCCCAAGCGGGGTCGTCATCGGACACGCTCGACGGGGCATCCGCTCAACGGTGAGTGGCCAGCGACATGCGCGTGTCATCCATGTACCCTGGACCCGCACACGAGGTCTGCATGGTGTGTAGTGTGTTTGCAGGCCTCATGCCGGGACCCATGCGGGGAAGGATGTGCCCGgctggtcgagctgggcacGGACGTGTGGCTGACGAGAGATAGGGCCGAGGATAATACCCCACGCGTCCAGCTTGCATGCTTCTACTGCCGCGCAAAGCGCATCCGATGCAGTGGCACCAAGCCCGTATGTACGGCCTGCGCTAAGGGAGGCGCAACGTGTGAATGGCCGacaggacgacgacgcaaGCGCACACGTcgggagatggaggaagcgcgacgtgtcgaggctgccgcCACAACGTCATCGGCTCCGGGGTCAGGCATGACGCACTACGGGATCAGCCCCGGCGGCGCGAACGGTGCGCCAGTCAACGCCACATCCGTACCGCCAACGGCGAGCGGGAGCGTGCagcccgtcgtcgacatctCCAACCCATGGGCGGGGGCAGCCAACTTTGTGTGGCCGCCTAACTTCCTTCCTGAGGGCTTCTCGTTCGACACGCTAGACCAGCCCATCCCAGGGTTGCCGGCAGCGCAGATGACCGACTTGTCGTCGCTCGGACCACTCGAGGGCTTCCTGAACGACAACAGTCCGGGAACGGATATCCGTTTCTTTCAGGCGCTCGATGGGACGGCCTATCTCTCCGGCgatctcgaggacgacgaggtcgagctctATTACTACCGCTTCAGCGGTACAACGGCACTCAATCCGGGCATCAATCGGATCAGCCTGAAGCTGCACCGACGTGATGGGGTTGTCCGCGCGCCGGAGCCCGAGTCGACTGGTACACCTTCCGACCGCAGCATGCGCCCGCCACCTGCACCGGCGGACCTGTTCGACGCGAATGGCCTCCCGCACAAGCGGGTGTTTGACCCGATCTTCGAAAAGTTCCTGAAGCACATGAGCCAGCACTTTCCGTCGGTCTCGAGGCTGCGCATGGAGGAGCGGTACGCGAGCGGGACGATGAGTGCGTTCCTCGCGAACTGCATCCTCGCTTTAGGTGCCCgcttcggcggcgagagcgacgcggACGGCGTGGCGGCCTGCGCGCCGTTCGTCGCCAAAGCACAAGAGCTCGTCAtacccctcctccacttgcCAGCATATGATGTCGCCACCGGCCTCCTCATGCTCGCGTGGGCGAGCTATGGGCAGAACTCGGACTCGGGGCTATGGCAGTACTCAGGTATGGCGATACGCATGGCAatcgacctcggcgtgcACGAGAACTCGGAGATGTACGAGGACCAGGCGCACCTCGTGCGCACGCGCCTGCTCTTTTGGACTCTCTTCGTCACCGACCGCGTGGTCGCGTTCGCGACaggccgcgccgccagcatACCCGAGGACATCATCGAGATCCCTCTGCCCGAGGACACTGATTTCTTCCCAGACCCAGCCCGGAACACGCCGCAGTTCATGCCCGAGGCCATCCAGCCCGTTCCCTTCGTCTACCTCACGCGCCTAATGATCATCTGCGGACGAATCAGCAACGTTCTGAacgggcggcgcgggcgcgctCGCACCCTCGTCTCGACGGACGAGCCATTAGtccagcagctcgcggagCTCCAAgcccacctcgtcaagTTCTACGCCAGTCTGCCGGAACAAATGCGCTGGTCCGCAGACAACTTCAAGCACCAGCATGGGCGCGGGCACGGTGGAACGTTCCTCGCCTTGCATCTATGGGCCCACGCTGtgctcgctctcgtctATCACCCCGACCTGCTCAAGTCTCCAAGCGGCCAGGAGACGCCGTTGAACCGCAGCATGCCACGCAACGTCAAGCTTGCGATTGCGAGCTCGCGCCAGATTGGCGAATGCATGGTCTTTGCAGACCTCGTCAGCCACAGCTCGTATACCGCGACGCCGATCGTCGTGCAGCCCATATATGTCGCCGCAATGGCTTTGATTCACGAGATGCACGCTGCGCAGGCTCAGGCACGCACGCGCACCCCGACGCCTGTCGAGTCGGACTCGCGCGACTCCAATACACCAATGGGGGGCGCAGCACACGCATCACACGCCAgcgacctcttcctcgtctccaTGGCCAAGCAGAACTTCACCGCCCTCCTGCGTGCCATCAGCCGCGTCGAGAGTTACTGGGCGGGTGCGGGCTACGTCGCTGCCCTCCTTGAGAAACGTGAGTCTCCCGAGGACATGGCTGACCACAGGATCTGGTATTGCTGCACCGGCCCGCGCGAAGAAGACGTTCATCAGCTTACCCGACCAGGGCTTGTTGCGGCGCTTCAAGACGGACGTGCGTGACGATCCGCGAAACGTCGCACCAGCGACAGAGACGAGTTTGCGTGAAAGCAttgcgcgctcggcgagcggtCACAGTGCGGGACCGTCACCTGTGTGGGTCAGCGACTTGCTTAATGGATACAGCGTAGAGAATATGAGCTTTGCGCCAGCCGACCAGTTCGACTTTGCGCGACTCATGGCTGCGGCGGGCGGCCAGCCTGGAGAGAGTTCGGAGGGGTAGACGTGCGTACGGCATTGTTAATCTTGTACCTTTCGTGTTCATGTACGTGCTTGAAACATTAACAGGTTGAGGGGCATAACGCGAGGCGTAAGGTAGATGTCGTTTATCGCTCCGTGAAGCTAGCTACGTGCATTCATACTGGTTCCTCGGACATCTCCGACACCAACATCTTATGCCTCGTTATATCAGTCGGTAGATTAAATGACTCTTAATGCGGATTCTCTGAGTTCCGGTTGATCATTCGGTCGTGGGTTCGAGCCCCACACGAGGCTGGACAGCTCCTAGAGCTGGCCCTCTCTTTTGGAATCGATACGGTATGGTGACAGCGAGATGTTGATGTTGGGGAATGGTTCTCCTTGGAAGATTTGGGAGCTAGGGGTCCCAAACAGCTGAGACTGCGGGTAGGCGAGGGCTGTACAGTGGTGTTGGCGTGGGGTTGCAGCGTCAGAGGTTCGGCGTTTGAGACGAGGATGACCTGCAGGATCTGGCGATCTAGGCTCGCAATAGGGTGCACAAGAGCGACAGACAGCTGGAGAGGTACCCAGCTACGGGGGAGCCAAAACGCTGTAGAAGTGGTGGCCGATGTTTTCAGCTGGCAGTCGTTACACGAGGATCCATTCGCCACGGAGAGTCTGTTGCTTTGTGACGGTGATTGCCGATCTCAgcccacctcgccaacctcgcctTGGTTGACGTCAGCGAATCGGCGACGCTTCCATGAACGCTGCCCCACTGTAAGTATCACTCGTTCTGGCCACTTTGCCTCGACCGAAAAACTCCATGATCGACTACGCCTCCTATCCAGCCGTTATCGAGGCGATCTTGCGCGTCGCACCCTTCGAGGCTCTGCTCGCCCTACGGAGAGCATCCAGAGACttccgcgcgcgcgtcgactTGGTTCTGGCCCAGC of Cutaneotrichosporon cavernicola HIS019 DNA, chromosome: 4 contains these proteins:
- the pnk1 gene encoding uncharacterized protein (Polynucleotide kinase 3 phosphatase) codes for the protein MSKRKLTESTAEPPAKKVHSFFTGNLTPGSFDDSIPSLVHFFHLDPLKAEPPSEPIQIVLYDLDGTLITTRSGKTFPKGSDDWKWWDDSVPNRLKQDHKDGKHVIVLSNQAFKGPKVRREWRGKLPLIAAKLSNIPLRVLAALEKDVYRKPRTGMIGLLRELYQDNGWTVDWSNAVYVGDAAGRKGDHSNTDFTMALNAGIKFVTPEEHFLGRPPAYPNPPISFRPRSIEDLDSLPLVMPSSTPIARDKKEIVIFVGPPAAGKTSFYRRYFSDYEHVNQDTLKTKEKCILVAREHLLGGRRVVVDNTNRDVATRKLWLNLAREVDAPIRIFHFACPVDLARHNNRYRAFFAPKDEPKREILPESAFASYKSGFEPPTLKEGFDELRTVNFVWDGTDEQRILWDQYLA
- a CDS encoding uncharacterized protein (pathway-specific nitrogen regulator), translating into MSTQQAQAGSSSDTLDGASAQRAEDNTPRVQLACFYCRAKRIRCSGTKPVCTACAKGGATCEWPTGRRRKRTRREMEEARRVEAAATTSSAPGSGMTHYGISPGGANGAPVNATSVPPTASGSVQPVVDISNPWAGAANFVWPPNFLPEGFSFDTLDQPIPGLPAAQMTDLSSLGPLEGFLNDNSPGTDIRFFQALDGTAYLSGDLEDDEVELYYYRFSGTTALNPGINRISLKLHRRDGVVRAPEPESTGTPSDRSMRPPPAPADLFDANGLPHKRVFDPIFEKFLKHMSQHFPSVSRLRMEERYASGTMSAFLANCILALGARFGGESDADGVAACAPFVAKAQELVIPLLHLPAYDVATGLLMLAWASYGQNSDSGLWQYSGMAIRMAIDLGVHENSEMYEDQAHLVRTRLLFWTLFVTDRVVAFATGRAASIPEDIIEIPLPEDTDFFPDPARNTPQFMPEAIQPVPFVYLTRLMIICGRISNVLNGRRGRARTLVSTDEPLVQQLAELQAHLVKFYASLPEQMRWSADNFKHQHGRGHGGTFLALHLWAHAVLALVYHPDLLKSPSGQETPLNRSMPRNVKLAIASSRQIGECMVFADLVSHSSYTATPIVVQPIYVAAMALIHEMHAAQAQARTRTPTPVESDSRDSNTPMGGAAHASHASDLFLVSMAKQNFTALLRAISRVESYWAGAGYVAALLEKRSGIAAPARAKKTFISLPDQGLLRRFKTDVRDDPRNVAPATETSLRESIARSASGHSAGPSPVWVSDLLNGYSVENMSFAPADQFDFARLMAAAGGQPGESSEG